Below is a window of Gemmatimonadota bacterium DNA.
GGCTCACGACTTCTTCGTGTGCCTTGCGGAGCGGCATTTCCCCACCACCGTGGGGGTGCGGCCGCGGGCCCAGCTCGACTACCTGCCGGAGCCCGACATCTTCCACGACGTGTTCGGCCACGTGCCGCTGCACGCCGATCCGGTCTTCGCTGAGTTCCTGCAGCGCTTCGGCGCGGTGGCCGCGCGCGCGCGATCCGACGCCGCGACCGAGCGCATGGCGCGCCTGTTCTGGTTCACGGTCGAGTTCGGGCTGGTGCACGAAGCGGGCCGGGTGAAGGTCTACGGCAGCGGGCTCATCTCGTCGCACGCCGACGCCGCGAACGCGCTCGGGCCCGACTGCGATCGCCGGCGTTTCTCGCTGGACGGCGTCATGGACCAGCCGTTCGAGATCGACCGGCTGCAGGACGTGCTCTTCATAGTCGAATCGTTCGACGAGTTGTTCGAGGCCGTGGCCGAGGCCGAGCACCGCCTCGCC
It encodes the following:
- a CDS encoding phenylalanine 4-monooxygenase encodes the protein MPDTETDTTAAGLPPVTDPTIFARQDYDAYSAEDHDVWTILYERRMTALAETGSRVFLQGAEAIGLSAERVPELASVNARLGPRTGWRSVPVRGFIPAHDFFVCLAERHFPTTVGVRPRAQLDYLPEPDIFHDVFGHVPLHADPVFAEFLQRFGAVAARARSDAATERMARLFWFTVEFGLVHEAGRVKVYGSGLISSHADAANALGPDCDRRRFSLDGVMDQPFEIDRLQDVLFIVESFDELFEAVAEAEHRLAAGRLD